Proteins from a genomic interval of Rhodothermus marinus:
- a CDS encoding YceD family protein: MVRIELAALREGFQRMALTPSAEALDLDPGVFEDIRVELGLTYENGRLLVQLWAGATATLECDRTLELFKQPVEGTYSLFYAPPGAAVSRDDVEEVRELRTADRFVDLTDVVRDTLLLAIPMRKVKPGAESIPIPTQFGAPEEPEPEEPPIDPRWEALKKLRNL, from the coding sequence ATGGTGCGGATTGAGCTGGCCGCCCTGCGCGAGGGGTTTCAGCGAATGGCGCTGACGCCCTCGGCGGAGGCACTGGATCTGGACCCCGGCGTGTTCGAGGACATCCGCGTGGAGCTGGGGCTTACCTATGAAAACGGGCGGTTGCTGGTGCAGCTCTGGGCCGGCGCTACGGCGACGCTGGAGTGCGACCGCACGCTGGAGCTGTTCAAGCAGCCCGTCGAGGGGACCTATTCGCTGTTCTATGCGCCTCCGGGGGCGGCCGTAAGCCGGGATGATGTGGAGGAGGTTCGCGAGCTGCGTACGGCGGATCGGTTCGTGGACCTGACGGATGTGGTGCGGGATACGTTGCTGCTGGCGATCCCCATGCGCAAGGTGAAACCGGGCGCCGAGTCGATCCCGATTCCGACGCAATTTGGCGCGCCGGAGGAGCCGGAACCCGAGGAGCCCCCGATCGATCCGCGCTGGGAAGCCCTGAAAAAACTTCGAAATCTCTGA
- a CDS encoding zinc ribbon domain-containing protein produces the protein MRECPSCALPVEEEAEVCPYCGYEFPTTSPVHRAVAWLMILLLLGSGLYALWAWLLR, from the coding sequence ATGCGGGAGTGTCCGTCGTGCGCCCTGCCGGTCGAAGAGGAAGCCGAGGTCTGTCCCTACTGCGGCTACGAGTTTCCGACCACCTCGCCGGTGCACCGGGCGGTTGCCTGGCTGATGATCCTGTTGTTGCTGGGCTCGGGACTCTATGCGCTGTGGGCCTGGCTGCTGCGCTGA
- the rpmF gene encoding 50S ribosomal protein L32, whose amino-acid sequence MANPKRRHSKSRTRKRRAVYYRRLVEKPLPLMECPNCGNMKLRHHACPSCGYYRGRKVVDVEEFA is encoded by the coding sequence ATGGCCAACCCGAAACGGAGACACTCGAAGTCGCGCACACGGAAGCGTCGGGCCGTTTACTACCGGCGGCTGGTGGAGAAGCCATTGCCTCTGATGGAATGCCCCAACTGTGGCAACATGAAGCTGCGGCACCATGCCTGCCCCTCGTGCGGCTACTACCGCGGGCGCAAGGTGGTCGATGTGGAAGAGTTTGC